One Rhodoferax sp. GW822-FHT02A01 genomic window, GTGATCAGCAGACATTCCAGTACCTCGGGCAGCACCGAGACGGAAGCTTCGAAATTGGCAAAACGCTCCGGCGTATGCCGGTCCATGGATATATGTACCAGGGCCATCAGCGACAGGCCCAGCTTGCGCGCGTCCAACAGGGCCCGGTAGCCCATGATCAATCCAGACTCCTCCAGTACCCGTACCCGCCGCAGGCATGGTGAAGGCGACAGGCCGATACGGTCCGCAAGATCCTGGTTGTTGATGCGGCCATCGGTCTGCAGGATTTCCAGAATTTGCCGGTCATAGCGGTCAAGCGTCATATTGTTTGCCACAATTAATTGAATATTGGCAGTTTATGCCAAAAAATAACAATATGGAGGCAACAACGCAATAGCCTGCCTAGCCCCCTCCCATACACTGGATGCATCTGTAATCCACAGCACAAAGCAAGACCGGCCACAAGCCAAGCTTGCGCAGCCCCACCTCACAAGGGTTGGCATTGCAAATGCAACCCCCGGCGCAGCATCTGTTCCGGGGGTTTGTCATTTGGAGTGCAACCAGGTGCCAGCTTCCGCTATAACCAGCGCTTGCCTCTGCATAACCACATCGCACCATGACCCACGAACCCCGACTGACTACCGCTTTGCGCACCTTGTTGAATACCCATCGTGTGGCTGCGCTGGGCACCTTGGGGGAGGACGGCCGTGCCTTTGTGTCCATGGTGCCTTTTGCCATCGATGCAGCGGCCGGGTGCCTCGTGATCCATGTAAGTGGCCTTGCGGCACACGCACGCAATCTGCAAGCAACGCCGCAAGTCTCCGTCATGGTCATGCAGGCCGAAAACCCCGACGAACCGGTGCACGCTTTGCCACGGGTCACTTTGGAAGGTCAGGCCTCTGTCCTGGAGGTGGATACGCCCGCCTGGGCCAGCGCACGTGCGGCCTATCTGGCGCGTTTTCCCGATGTGGAATTCATGACGCA contains:
- a CDS encoding pyridoxamine 5'-phosphate oxidase family protein, with translation MTHEPRLTTALRTLLNTHRVAALGTLGEDGRAFVSMVPFAIDAAAGCLVIHVSGLAAHARNLQATPQVSVMVMQAENPDEPVHALPRVTLEGQASVLEVDTPAWASARAAYLARFPDVEFMTQLGDFRFVAIAVGGARQVAGFGAARSIDAAEIEQVLRNPG
- a CDS encoding Lrp/AsnC family transcriptional regulator yields the protein MTLDRYDRQILEILQTDGRINNQDLADRIGLSPSPCLRRVRVLEESGLIMGYRALLDARKLGLSLMALVHISMDRHTPERFANFEASVSVLPEVLECLLITGQDADYQLKVAVRDMDHYQTLLLEKLTRITGVTGVHSSFVLRRVVDKTALAVN